ATGAGTCTCTCTTTTTTTATTTGTGGTATTGTATGTGTTATATAAATCATATTTTTTTGTTTCTAATCCTTAAGAGATAAGCTATAAAAAAAGATAAAAAAATAAGGAGGCGAAGAAAATGCAAGGAAGAGAAATAAAAGGAGAAATAAAAGGGAAGATAGAAATAGAGAGAGGAAGAGAGAGGAGATATAAAGAGAGGGAAAAGAATGAATAGAATAGTAAAAGGAATAATGGTGATGGTAGTGATGGTGGTGATGGGATGTAATAGTGGGGGAGTTGCGGGAGGAGAGGAAGGAAAGAATAAATTTTTGCAGTCATTAGTTAATGTAAGTAATGAATTTTTAAATGTTTTCACATCTTTTGGGGAAATGGTAGGGAGTGTATTGGGATTGAATTTGGAGAGTAAGAAATCGGATGTTGGGAATTACTTTAAGAAGGTTCAAGATACTGTGCAAGGGATAAAGGATGGACTTAATAAAATTGTTAGTGATATGAAGAAAGAAAAGAATCCAAATGCTGAGGCTACTGAGAGTGCAGTGAAAACATTGGTTGAGAGTAAACTAGATAAGATAATTGGTGGAGCAAAGGAGGTAAGTGAGGCAATTGGTGATGCTAGTGATCCAATTGGTAATGTTGCTGATAAGGATGCTGCTGCGGCTGTTGTTGGAGATAGTGTTAAATCTCTTATTGAAGGAATTGAAAAAATTGTAAGTGTTGTACTTGGAAAAGAAGGTAATCCTGAAGCTGGGGATGCTAAGAAGGTTGCAACTGTTGGAAATGGCAATAGGGGAGCTGCTTCTGATGGAGAAGCAGGGAAATTATTTACTGCTAATGCAGGTACTGCTGATAATGCAAAAAAATCAGTAGCTGATGCAGCAAAAGCAGTTGGGGCAGTCACTGGTGCTGATATTTTGCAAGCTATTGTTAAAGGCGATGGTGATGCTACTGCAGCTAAATTGGCTAGTGCTAAAGATGGAACAATAGCAGGAGCTATGGCATTAAGAGCGATGGCAAAGGGAGGTAAATTTGCTGGTCCTAATGATAATAATA
Above is a genomic segment from Borrelia hispanica CRI containing:
- a CDS encoding variable large family protein — its product is MNRIVKGIMVMVVMVVMGCNSGGVAGGEEGKNKFLQSLVNVSNEFLNVFTSFGEMVGSVLGLNLESKKSDVGNYFKKVQDTVQGIKDGLNKIVSDMKKEKNPNAEATESAVKTLVESKLDKIIGGAKEVSEAIGDASDPIGNVADKDAAAAVVGDSVKSLIEGIEKIVSVVLGKEGNPEAGDAKKVATVGNGNRGAASDGEAGKLFTANAGTADNAKKSVADAAKAVGAVTGADILQAIVKGDGDATAAKLASAKDGTIAGAMALRAMAKGGKFAGPNDNNNADYTAEIKGVALSSVIKALDTLTIAIRSTIDEGHKSVKEAMKINTNDTPVASEKSGSGDQNK